Genomic DNA from Betta splendens chromosome 10, fBetSpl5.4, whole genome shotgun sequence:
TGCCATTTAATATACTTTCAATACATCTTGAAAAAATGGCATCAAACGTCTCAGTAACCTGACCTTTCTGTTAGAGAAACAGGCGATAATCACATATTCATAACTGATTTGATTGTTAGAACAGTTAATATGctaaaaaaattaaactaaaaacaTATTCATGTTCACTTAGAAACCTACCGTACCTCAATTTGCTCATGTTTGGAATCCACAAATGGTCCAAgctgaaaaaaagcaaaaattagTAAATAACATTCATTTCACTGATTTGTCCGTCTCTACAAACTAATAGAGGTATTTACAAGCATTTTATACTTGTGTAAAAGATCTACAAATCTTGTACCAGCACACAGACATCAGGACGGTCCCTGGCAATGATACTAATCAAGTCCAGCAGAGGTTCAAAGCTCAGACTGTCACAAGGAGTGAACGGTCCACAGGCCACGAGAACATTGACTGGCTCTGTGAACCAGAGAGTGTCTTCATTAATTCAAAATAGAAGCAAATGTTTACACACGGTGACAAAGCCTCTAAGCCTTCGTATCAAACATGCCTTTGTCACAGTTAGGTTAAGAAGGCAGCATCATTCTTACCTTCATCCATCTCCATTTTAACCATAGGATTGTAGAAGGGAAGAGGAACtccctaaaaaaaaacaacacaaaatcaaAAACGGTCGTAAAAATCAGTAATTGTTAACTAGGACTAATTACAAATGcaatatatttttgtttttaagctgACCTCATAAAGTTTGGACGCCACCAGTTTTCTTCCAGTTGTGTTCATCCCTTGGATCACTACCACCTGTTGAGAGGGCAGACACGTACGTGAGTCTAGATGCCACGTTAAGACGAACACTTCGTCATGTGCACATTCTATATATTCTTATGTGGGAGCTGTCAGAGTTCTCGGTCAGACGCTGGTCAGGCTTATGCCCAGGTCCTTGGCATGCTCTGATACTGTTGGTGGCCATATAACCTGCTGCACAAACTTCAGTGCAGAGGCAAAGGAGAGTCCACCGTTCAATGTTAACTACTGTGAACAGAAGCAACAATTAAAgtgctgcagagctgaatgttatTCTTAACTAAGCAACAAAAGACAGTCGACCAACAATTATAAAGACACAGTTCATCCATGTTTAACAGCAGCTGTTGGTCGGCATGGAGCTTCCTTCTCCTCACCTGCCCAGGGAACAGGGAGTACTCCTTGAGCTCTGACAGGTCAACAGGAACTTGCTGACCGCCTTGCTCTGGTCCCGCCTCCAACAGAACCGACTGTGCGTTCAGCTTTCCATTACTGTCACAGCACACCTGGCCCAGCACCGTTATACTGTCCTGCTCACACGTGGAGATAAAAACATTCTAAACTGACTGGTCACAACACAGAACAGTCTTTATAACAGTTTATAACAACACAAAGCTGAGTTTAAGATGCTTTTAAAAGAAGAATTTTAAGAGTTAtattcaaaatgtgtttttctaaatCACGTCTGTACCTGAGCCGGCAGGGAAACAGGAGAGAACTCTTCGATACTGAAATGAGACCTGAGGCTCTCACCAAGCTCTTCAATCTTTTCTGTCAACACTGGAAGAGAAATGCAAAAATCTAAGCAAGTCCACATGAAAGCTTTAACCTTTATTAAGTTATTGCCAGAGCTGCACTACTAGGCAGAGACTTGACCGCTAAATACCGTTTCGAACATCACGAAGCCTCTGGAACATGTACTTGTAGCTGCAGCGGAGGGAgtcttcaggctcctccagcagcttcaccagGACGCCTACGCCTGGAGTCCTCCTGCCGACCCAGCGGGTGCCCTGTACGGCGCCGAATGAAGCCACCACCTCCCCTTTCGCTGCTCGCTGACTGTACTTTTGTGATGGAGTTACACTGCAGACAGACGTGGGGATAAGGACAGAACAGCAAATATTCATTTAAACGGTCACAGCTTACATAACCTGTTCTGACCATGTACGATTGTCAAACAATACTGAACAAAAGGGTAATAAGCTTCAAACATCCGAACTTGCATCTTTACACATTATCATATTATTATACTGGTCAGGTTACTAATCATATGGTACCTAGCAGAAGTCTTATGACCAACAACAAAGCTCTATTCAGTACATGTCCGTGGTGATTCAGGGTTTTCGGCTTGTCTACCTGGGAGAGAAGCTGGCAGGAGACAGCAGGAGGCCAGGGCTGGCCTTCAGAGCAGCACTCCTCTTGGACTGAGGGTGTTCTGGTGTGGTCAGTGCTCGTTTCTGAGAGCCCTGAAGACACACAAGTGTTAAAGTCACTGTAGGTCCCAGGTCCACCTTATGACCCATAAAACAATTAATTTTAGGTTTGAAAGTGATGATGCAATCATTAAACTAttaaggttttttttctgtaagaAACAAAGTCACATCTTACCTTTGCAGGAGTAGAGTAGGAATCCAGCAgaatctcctcctcttcctcagctttAA
This window encodes:
- the pola2 gene encoding DNA polymerase alpha subunit B: MAAVTPESLLSELEMFGVSCEDDSVLDKMVEQCICNRIQAAGMVLEWVAYSSTKDGLKLSMDTLEQFEHEVLNKKNKSRPVFRKEDNHNRTRNIHDLHELVKAEEEEEILLDSYSTPAKGSQKRALTTPEHPQSKRSAALKASPGLLLSPASFSPSVTPSQKYSQRAAKGEVVASFGAVQGTRWVGRRTPGVGVLVKLLEEPEDSLRCSYKYMFQRLRDVRNVLTEKIEELGESLRSHFSIEEFSPVSLPAQDSITVLGQVCCDSNGKLNAQSVLLEAGPEQGGQQVPVDLSELKEYSLFPGQVVVIQGMNTTGRKLVASKLYEGVPLPFYNPMVKMEMDEEPVNVLVACGPFTPCDSLSFEPLLDLISIIARDRPDVCVLLGPFVDSKHEQIEKGQVTETFDAIFSRCIESILNGTKSVGCHLVFVPSQRDIHHHFIYPQPPFTLPNLSKDQAQRITLVPDPCTLLIDGVTFGLTSTDIFFHMGAEEISSGTGSERFSRILKHILTQRSYYPLYPPVEDVNMDYEKFQSFGQMPLTPDVLIIPSELRYFIKDVVGCVCVNPGRLTKGQVGGTYGRLLIQRSAASDDGKRVTPCLTAQVVKI